The sequence CCGGTGATGTTTTCAAGGCCGGCGATGCAGTTCATCAGCGTCGACTTGCCGCAACCCGAAGGTCCGACAAGAATCAGAAATTCACCTTCCTTGATCGACAGTTCGATGTTCTTCAAGGTGTCCGGCAAGCCGGCGCCATAGGTCTTGTTTACATTGCGAAGTTCAAGCGTTGCCATGATTACCCCTTGACCGCGCCGGCCGTCAGGCCGCGCACGAAATACTTGCCTGCGACCACATAGACCAGCAGGGTCGGCAGCCCGGCGATCATCGCCGCCGCCATATCAACGTTATATTCCTTAACCCCGGTGCTGGTGTTGACCAGGTTATTCAGCGCCACCGTGATGGGCTGCGAATCACCGCTGGAGAACACCACGCCGAACAGGAAGTCGTTCCAGATCTGCGTGAACTGCCAGATCAGGCACACCATGATGATCGGTGTCGACATCGGCAGGATGATCAGGCGGAAGATCGTGAAGAACCCCGCACCATCCAGCCGTGCCGCCTTCACCAATGCATCGGGAATGCTGACGTAATAATTACGGAAGAACAGTGTAGTAAACGCCAGGCCGTAGACAATGTGCACGAACACCAGGCCGGTGGTGGTGCTGGCCAGGCCCATCTTGCCGAGGGTGAACGAGGCTGGCAGCAGCACGGTCTGGAACGGCAGGAAGCAGCCGAACAACAACAGGCCGAAGAACAACTGCGAACCGCGAAAACGCCACATCGACAGCACGTAGCCGTTCAACGCGCCGATGGCGGTAGAGATCAATACCGCCGGGACGGTGATCTTGATCGAGTTCCAGAAGTAACCGTCGACCGTGGCCCAGGCCTTGACCCAGCCAATGCCGGTGACCACGGCAGGCCAGCTCAACAGGTTGCCGGTGCTGATGTCTTCCGGGGTCTTGAAGCTGGTCAACAGCATGACCACCAACGGTACCAGATAAAGCAGTACCGCGAGGATCAACACCGCGTAAATCGCGATGCGACTCAAGCTAATGAAAGGTTTGCCGGCGAGACTAGTCATTACGTTTGGTCCTTAGCTCGGAGTACAGGTAAGGCACGATGATTGCAAGAATCGCACCGAGCATCAGAATTGCACTGGCCGAGCCCATGCCCATCTGGCCGCGACTGAAGGTGAAGGAATACATGAACATGGCGGGCAGATCGGACGAGTAGCCCGGGCCGCCGGCCGTCATCGCCGCCACCAAGTCAAAGCTCTTGATCGCAATGTGCGCCAGAATCATCACCGCACTGAAGAACACCGGACGCAGGCTGGGCAGCACCACTTTCCAGTAGATCTTGGGCATGCTCGCGCCATCGATCTGGGCGGCACGAATGATCGATTGATCAACACCGCGTAAACCAGCCAGGAACATGGCCATGATAAAGCCCGAGGCTTGCCACACGGCCGCGATCACCAGGCAGTACACCACACGATCAGGGTCGATCAGCCAGTCCAGGCGGAAGCCTTCCCAGCCCCAGTCACGCAGCAGTTTGTCCAGGCCCATACCCGGGTTGAGCAGCCATTTCCAGGCCGTACCGGTGACGATCATCGAGAGCGCCATCGGGTACAGGTAGATGGTGCGGATGAAGCCTTCGCGGCGGATTTTCTGGTCGAGGAAAATCGCCAGTGTCACGCCGATCACCAAGGTGATGCCGATGAACATGCCACCGAACACCGCGAGGTTCTTGCTCGCCACCCACCAGCGGTCGTTGTCGAACAAGCGTGCGTATTGCGCCAGGCCTACAAATTTGTAGGACGGCAGGAAAGTCGAGTTAGTGAACGACAGGACAAACGTCCACAGGATGTAGCCATAAAAGCCCACCAGGACGATGAACATGCTGGGCGCCAGCACCAGTTTGGGTAGCCAGCGCTGCAGTGCATCGAACGGCGAGGCTTTGCTGAACACAGCAACAGAACTCATGGGAAAATCCAGTACAGAGATAATGATTTCAAGGGTGCTCCTTATGAGGGTTTGGCTTGTGTGGGAGCTGGCTTGCCTGCGATACAGGCACCTCGGTCCAGCTGACAGACCGAGGTGATGCTATCGCGGGCAAGCCCGGCTCCTACATAAGCCGGCCCCGGCAGGACCAGCGTTGCTAAGGCTTACTTGGCCGACTTGACCGCACTGTAGAGTTGCTTGGCGGTGGTGGCTGGATCGGCTGCAGGGTTGTTGATGTAGTTGGTCACTACGTCAAAGAACGCACCCTGTACGGCCAGCGTGGTTGCCATGTTGTGCGCCATACTCGGCTGCAGGCCACCGGTCTGGGCATCTGCCAGGAAGTCCTTGGCTGCGGTCTGTGCGCAGGAGTCGAAACCGTACTTGCCCATGTCTTTCAACATGTCGACCCGAACCGGAATCGAGCCCTTGTTGATGCTGAAGACTTTCTGGAAGTTCTCACCCAGCACGACCTTGGCAATGTCCTGCTGACCGGCCGCAGTGCCTTTGTCTTTCTGCTTGAACACCGCCAGGGAGTCGATGTTGTAGGTGAAGGCTTTGTCGGTACCCGGGAAAGCTACGCACTCGTAGTCCTTGCCAGCGACTTTCTTGGCCGCAGTCCACTCGCTCTTGGCCCAGTCACCCATGATCTGCATGCCGGCCTTGCCGTTGATGACTTTGGCGGCTTCCAGGTTCCAGTCCTGGCCTTTGCCGTCGGCATCCATGTAGGTCGCGACTTTCTTCAGTTCGGTCAGCGACTTGATCATTTCAGGACCGGTCAGGGCCTTTTCATCCAGGTCGACCAGGGCTTTCTTGTAGCCATCAGCACCCATCACCGAAAGGACCACGGCTTCGAATACGGTGCTGTCCTGCCAAGGCTGGCCACCGTGGGCGAGCGCAATGAAGCCCGCTTTCTTGAGCTTGTCGCCGGCGGCGTAGAATTCTTCGAGGGTAGTGGGTGCTTTTTCGATACCGGCTTTCTTGAAGACTTCAGGGTTGATCCACAGCCAGTTGACACGGTGAATGTTCACCGGCACGGCCACGTAGTTACCTTCGTACTTCACGGTATCGGAGACTTTCTTGTCGAGCAGAGAGTCCCACTTTTCTTCTTTGGCAACGTCCTTCAGGACATCGGTGTCGAGCAGCCCGGTGGACGCCCATTCCTGGATGTCCGGGCCTTTGATCTGGGCAACACCTGGCGGGTTGCCAGCAACGGCACGGCTTTTCAATACGGTCATGGCCGTGGAACCACCGCCGCCTGCGACGGCACCGTCTTTCCAGGTGAAACCGTCTTTTTCAACTTGGGCCTTCAGGACATCTACTGCCGCCTTCTCACCGCCAGAGGTCCACCAATGCACAACTTCAACCGTCCCTTTCGAGTCGGCGGCAAAAGCACTGAGGGGAAACAACGAGGCAATGGAAATAGCAACGGCGAGGCGATTAATCGCGTTCATCTGAGTACCTTTTTTGTTGTTATGCATGCAAGTCTAGAGCTTGCGCTGCATAGGATTCTAAACAGGGATATTTAAGGTGCACGTAACAAAGGGACGCACAAATGTCACCAAGTGGTGACATTACGTCCCGCGCCCAAGGCGCTGGCCATACTCGGGGATAAGGGTAGACCAGGCAGCAACACGGCTTGCCAGGCATGGTACAGATCCGGTTTGCCACCCCATATTTTGCTGCTGGGCTGGTTGTGCGGGCTCAATTCGTGGTGCCAACTGCCATGAGTACGGTCGATAAAATGGGTTTCGCAGAACTCCCAGAAACGCCGGTACCAGGTTTCGTAATGCAGCTCGCCCGTGCGTTTGAGCAGCGCCTGCGCCGCAGCGCTGGCTTCGGCGTGGGTCCAGTGTAGACGCTCACGGACCACCGGGCGCTGGGCCCAGTCGAGTGTGTAGACAATGCCGGGGGCGCCATCCACCGCCCAGCCATACTCGCAGGCACTGGCGAACAAGCCCTTGGCGTCGATCAACAGCCACTCGGGCGTCACCAAACCGGCTTGCTGGCGCGCGGCTTCAAGGTGCAACACCAACCGCGCCCATTCGAAGCCATGGCCGGGGGTGATGCCGTAAGGACGAAAGCCATCGGCCGGGTTGTCTTCGTTGTAGCCACGCACGGGCTGCCAGTGACGGTCAAAGTGTTCGATCACCATGAATTGATTGTCGGCGGCGTGGGTGTGGATCACGCGCTCAACGATACGCAGCGCGCGGTCCAGCCAGCGCGTGTTGCCAGTGACATCGGCCAGGGCGAGGAAGGCTTCGGTGGCGTGCATGTTGCTGTTGGCGCCGCGATAAGCCTCTACACCCGTCCAGTCCTGAGCAAAGGATTCGAGCATCGCGCCCTCCTCCTCACTCCAGAAATACTGGTCGATGATGTGGATAGCGTCATTCAACAGGGTTTGCGCACCGGGCGCACCAGCCACTACTGCTGAGCTTGCCGCCAGGGCAACAAAGGCATGCAAGTAGGCCGCCTTGCCGGTGTTGCCATCACGAGCCTCAGGAACCGCGAACCAGCCACCGTGGCGAGTATCGCGCAGCGGGCCACTGAGGGCGGTTACCCCGTGCGCCACCAGGTCAGCGTAGCCCGGCAGGCCTTGGGCGTGGGCCATGGCGAAGCTGTGGGTCATACGGGCGGTGTTCATGGTTTCGGCGATGGCATTGGCCGGCAGGTGGCCCAGGTCATCCAGGTTGCCGAAACCTTCAGGCAGCTTCGAGGCCTTGGCGAACGACAGCAGGCGCTGACCTTCAGTGGCCAGCCATGTGTGATGGGCGGGTGCGTTCAGCCAACTGCTGGAAGGCAGCGGTTGCGTGGTCATGGTGAGCCCTATTTGTTTTTATGGGATGACCGGAGTCTAAACAAGGGCTGGGAGAGGGCAAGTAACGAAGGGGGCTTGAAATGTCACCGACTGGTGACATTCCATTTGAAAACGCCTGCAG is a genomic window of Pseudomonas sp. ADAK18 containing:
- a CDS encoding ABC transporter substrate-binding protein; translation: MNAINRLAVAISIASLFPLSAFAADSKGTVEVVHWWTSGGEKAAVDVLKAQVEKDGFTWKDGAVAGGGGSTAMTVLKSRAVAGNPPGVAQIKGPDIQEWASTGLLDTDVLKDVAKEEKWDSLLDKKVSDTVKYEGNYVAVPVNIHRVNWLWINPEVFKKAGIEKAPTTLEEFYAAGDKLKKAGFIALAHGGQPWQDSTVFEAVVLSVMGADGYKKALVDLDEKALTGPEMIKSLTELKKVATYMDADGKGQDWNLEAAKVINGKAGMQIMGDWAKSEWTAAKKVAGKDYECVAFPGTDKAFTYNIDSLAVFKQKDKGTAAGQQDIAKVVLGENFQKVFSINKGSIPVRVDMLKDMGKYGFDSCAQTAAKDFLADAQTGGLQPSMAHNMATTLAVQGAFFDVVTNYINNPAADPATTAKQLYSAVKSAK
- a CDS encoding AGE family epimerase/isomerase, with protein sequence MTTQPLPSSSWLNAPAHHTWLATEGQRLLSFAKASKLPEGFGNLDDLGHLPANAIAETMNTARMTHSFAMAHAQGLPGYADLVAHGVTALSGPLRDTRHGGWFAVPEARDGNTGKAAYLHAFVALAASSAVVAGAPGAQTLLNDAIHIIDQYFWSEEEGAMLESFAQDWTGVEAYRGANSNMHATEAFLALADVTGNTRWLDRALRIVERVIHTHAADNQFMVIEHFDRHWQPVRGYNEDNPADGFRPYGITPGHGFEWARLVLHLEAARQQAGLVTPEWLLIDAKGLFASACEYGWAVDGAPGIVYTLDWAQRPVVRERLHWTHAEASAAAQALLKRTGELHYETWYRRFWEFCETHFIDRTHGSWHHELSPHNQPSSKIWGGKPDLYHAWQAVLLPGLPLSPSMASALGAGRNVTTW
- a CDS encoding carbohydrate ABC transporter permease translates to MSSVAVFSKASPFDALQRWLPKLVLAPSMFIVLVGFYGYILWTFVLSFTNSTFLPSYKFVGLAQYARLFDNDRWWVASKNLAVFGGMFIGITLVIGVTLAIFLDQKIRREGFIRTIYLYPMALSMIVTGTAWKWLLNPGMGLDKLLRDWGWEGFRLDWLIDPDRVVYCLVIAAVWQASGFIMAMFLAGLRGVDQSIIRAAQIDGASMPKIYWKVVLPSLRPVFFSAVMILAHIAIKSFDLVAAMTAGGPGYSSDLPAMFMYSFTFSRGQMGMGSASAILMLGAILAIIVPYLYSELRTKRND
- a CDS encoding carbohydrate ABC transporter permease; protein product: MTSLAGKPFISLSRIAIYAVLILAVLLYLVPLVVMLLTSFKTPEDISTGNLLSWPAVVTGIGWVKAWATVDGYFWNSIKITVPAVLISTAIGALNGYVLSMWRFRGSQLFFGLLLFGCFLPFQTVLLPASFTLGKMGLASTTTGLVFVHIVYGLAFTTLFFRNYYVSIPDALVKAARLDGAGFFTIFRLIILPMSTPIIMVCLIWQFTQIWNDFLFGVVFSSGDSQPITVALNNLVNTSTGVKEYNVDMAAAMIAGLPTLLVYVVAGKYFVRGLTAGAVKG